In one Pyxidicoccus xibeiensis genomic region, the following are encoded:
- a CDS encoding enoyl-CoA hydratase/isomerase family protein: MEVGDAVGEVRYEVQGPQAHLTIDRPKARNALSPAVVRGLVAGLERADADPAVRVVVLTGAGEKVFCAGGDLGQMAGDEGFLSTHEGRRSYGRLLSRFQEARKPTVARVNGHALAGGLGLVLACDLAVAAEGAELGTPEIDVGLFPMMMMALLQRHVGRKRALELVLTGDRLPARDALALGLVNRVVPAAELDAAVGALAGKLAGKSQAVLALGRRAFFTAEDLPLPAALEYLASQLSLNVLADDAGEGISAFLEKRPPKWNDR, from the coding sequence GTGGAAGTCGGAGATGCCGTCGGAGAAGTCCGGTACGAAGTCCAGGGCCCCCAAGCGCACCTGACCATCGACAGGCCGAAGGCCCGCAACGCGCTGTCCCCGGCGGTGGTCCGCGGGCTGGTGGCGGGCCTGGAGCGCGCGGACGCGGACCCCGCGGTGCGCGTGGTGGTGCTCACCGGCGCGGGGGAGAAGGTGTTCTGCGCCGGGGGGGATTTGGGGCAGATGGCCGGCGACGAGGGCTTCCTGTCCACGCACGAGGGCCGCCGCTCCTACGGGCGGCTGCTGTCCCGGTTCCAGGAGGCCCGCAAGCCCACGGTGGCGCGGGTGAACGGCCACGCGCTGGCCGGAGGCCTGGGGCTGGTGCTCGCGTGTGACCTGGCCGTGGCGGCGGAGGGCGCGGAGCTCGGCACGCCGGAAATCGACGTGGGGCTCTTCCCGATGATGATGATGGCGCTCCTGCAGCGGCACGTGGGCCGCAAGCGGGCGCTGGAGCTGGTGCTCACGGGAGACCGGCTGCCGGCGCGGGACGCGCTGGCGCTGGGGCTCGTCAACCGCGTGGTGCCGGCCGCGGAGCTGGACGCGGCGGTGGGCGCGCTCGCGGGGAAGCTGGCCGGCAAGAGCCAGGCGGTGCTGGCGCTGGGGCGCCGCGCCTTCTTCACCGCGGAGGACCTGCCGCTGCCCGCCGCGCTGGAGTACCTGGCCTCGCAGCTGTCGCTGAATGTGCTCGCCGACGACGCCGGCGAGGGCATCTCCGCGTTCCTCGAGAAGCGGCCACCGAAGTGGAACGACCGCTGA
- a CDS encoding helix-turn-helix domain-containing protein, whose amino-acid sequence MSDLGKRIGQRIRELRTQRPERWTQEELAERAQISVSFLSMIERGERVPHVETLAALANALGVSLGELFTGTEQTLAQTEDLLRPLSDFARARGLTARDVDRLLGVARVMFSGSAA is encoded by the coding sequence GTGTCGGACCTCGGAAAACGAATTGGCCAGCGCATCCGCGAGCTTCGCACGCAGCGGCCGGAGCGCTGGACGCAGGAAGAGCTCGCGGAGCGGGCTCAAATCAGTGTGTCGTTCCTTTCCATGATTGAGCGTGGCGAGCGTGTCCCCCATGTGGAGACGCTGGCGGCCCTTGCCAACGCCCTGGGCGTCAGCCTGGGCGAGCTCTTCACGGGAACGGAGCAGACCCTTGCTCAGACGGAGGACCTGCTGCGTCCCCTCTCTGACTTCGCGCGTGCCCGCGGCCTCACCGCGCGGGACGTCGACCGCCTGTTGGGGGTCGCTCGGGTGATGTTCAGCGGTTCCGCCGCCTGA
- a CDS encoding M23 family metallopeptidase, which produces MPPLPAGRKYSASPYLLLALLALGAKARASETSPVPAAAAPRPPEAPPLAEGRPLLTLQPGAAKPGDPVLVSVRGMAELPSGTLAGRPLRFFPWGEGFLAISGLPVEQAPGAVPVQVLGPAAPGAAPVELTGTLDVMEPGYPERELKVSGKYVEPPPGVKARLAADRKAFAAAFSQPFTAPHFGQNFAWPRQDRITAPFGDRRTFNGKLSSQHFGVDIDGDPGTPVVAANDGTVVMARDNYSAGKTVVVHHGAGLYTTYFHLSRIGVKNGVRVKQGQRLGLVGSTGRVTGPHLHWGVKADGLWVDGEPLLRLDFFPPATPGVASGSTQVGSP; this is translated from the coding sequence ATGCCTCCGCTCCCCGCCGGCCGGAAGTATTCCGCTTCCCCGTACCTGCTGCTCGCCCTGCTCGCCCTTGGTGCGAAGGCCCGGGCGTCCGAGACGTCCCCGGTGCCCGCCGCCGCGGCGCCCCGCCCGCCCGAGGCCCCGCCGCTGGCGGAGGGCCGCCCGCTCTTGACGCTGCAGCCTGGCGCGGCGAAGCCGGGAGACCCGGTGCTGGTGTCCGTGCGCGGCATGGCGGAGCTGCCCTCGGGCACGCTGGCCGGACGGCCGCTGCGCTTCTTCCCCTGGGGCGAGGGCTTCCTGGCCATCTCCGGCCTGCCGGTGGAGCAGGCCCCCGGCGCGGTCCCCGTCCAGGTGCTGGGCCCGGCCGCGCCCGGCGCGGCACCGGTGGAGCTGACCGGCACGCTGGACGTCATGGAGCCGGGCTACCCGGAGCGCGAGCTGAAGGTGTCCGGCAAGTACGTGGAGCCGCCGCCGGGGGTGAAGGCCCGCCTGGCCGCGGACCGCAAGGCCTTCGCGGCGGCCTTCTCGCAGCCGTTCACCGCGCCGCACTTCGGCCAGAACTTCGCGTGGCCGCGGCAGGACCGCATCACCGCGCCCTTCGGTGACCGGCGTACGTTCAACGGCAAGCTGTCCAGCCAGCACTTCGGCGTGGACATCGACGGGGACCCGGGCACGCCGGTGGTCGCCGCCAATGACGGCACGGTGGTGATGGCGCGCGACAACTACTCCGCCGGCAAGACGGTGGTGGTGCACCACGGCGCCGGGCTGTACACGACGTACTTCCACCTGTCCCGCATCGGTGTGAAGAACGGCGTGAGGGTGAAGCAGGGCCAGCGCCTGGGCCTCGTCGGCAGCACCGGCCGCGTCACCGGCCCCCACCTCCACTGGGGCGTGAAGGCGGATGGCCTCTGGGTGGACGGCGAGCCGCTGCTGCGCCTCGACTTCTTCCCGCCCGCCACGCCCGGCGTGGCCAGCGGCTCGACGCAGGTGGGGAGCCCCTAG
- a CDS encoding LPS-assembly protein LptD has protein sequence MSILVPLAAALLVSTAQIPLATQVQLPTGETVELAADFVTYEADKQVLLARGHCELRTGDMLLRADEVTYDEANQVATATGNVMFVGPGGMAAVADSVRVDIRSFEANLEGGLFMQKRGVTLEAMLTAKTPQELRAMGETPVILSGTRIKRTGPNSFVVDDLAFTPCECGPGEPSWRVEASSANVVLGERATLSWPVVYVRSVPVFALPWLYLPLAERRSGLLIPKPSSSGLNGFSLEQPVFFTLGQSYDITFTPGYFTGAGDVSRLTVDDPAVKGDEVYVREPPAYGVQGPRLLTELRYVPSERTRGRATLGLLYDSRPVRDPRDFNYYRPLRDNLQAPVDEKRGLRGEASWQHSQDLGGGWYDRVDASFVSDGAYTRDLTADILAREFTYLRSTATVYQRQDDRYLGLDVSLRQDIRFGYRFFQDNRVPAATDPLQPELKGPSTFQRLPGITLALPERPLGRGIFGGVRVEYTRLAPLGGGFGDEGVDGVFRAANDSVRLGTLTRSVDDTQSDGIFNSADREARNRLDFTPRLSTSWALGDYARVTPSLGLRQDVWLGEVSGRTWQRGYPLAGLLLDSQVATTWQGRGTVYRHAVAPSLELRYVPGGWGSVPSAGALPDGFSQPYDEIDAAVPLQANGRTRGFLHAVLAVDQTLRFKRGADAREPVRLRLGQGFDLTRYSPAAGKVADTTGPVLRDTFARFSAGAGVLTAGGQIRFDPNTRRITQLSADFNIDNGKGAALYGRFDDYLTTSNLGLELGASPRAIGPDAVRRRLDTLVGSASFELPDFPPAERVQTLIGGTRLTLGFGLGVRYEAYVQPLYQDPTTKENQPLAQQTLGLSYGPACDCWRIEGVVVLRRGADSPEFGGINLSVAGFGSFGSGG, from the coding sequence ATGAGCATCCTCGTCCCGCTCGCCGCCGCGCTGCTCGTCTCGACGGCGCAGATTCCGCTGGCCACCCAGGTCCAGCTCCCCACCGGGGAGACGGTGGAGCTGGCGGCGGACTTCGTCACCTACGAAGCCGACAAGCAGGTCCTCCTCGCGCGCGGCCACTGCGAGCTGCGCACGGGGGACATGCTCCTGCGCGCCGACGAGGTGACGTACGACGAGGCCAACCAGGTGGCCACCGCCACCGGCAACGTCATGTTCGTGGGTCCCGGCGGCATGGCCGCGGTGGCGGACTCGGTGCGCGTGGACATCCGCTCCTTCGAGGCCAACCTCGAGGGCGGCCTCTTCATGCAGAAGCGGGGCGTCACCCTGGAGGCCATGCTCACGGCGAAGACGCCGCAGGAGCTGCGCGCCATGGGGGAGACGCCCGTCATCCTCAGCGGCACGCGCATCAAGCGCACCGGGCCCAACTCCTTCGTCGTGGACGACCTGGCCTTCACCCCGTGCGAGTGCGGCCCCGGTGAGCCCAGCTGGCGCGTGGAGGCCAGCTCCGCCAACGTCGTCCTCGGCGAGCGCGCCACCCTCTCCTGGCCCGTGGTGTACGTGCGCTCGGTGCCCGTCTTCGCGCTGCCGTGGCTCTACCTGCCCCTGGCGGAGCGGCGCTCGGGCCTGCTCATCCCCAAGCCCTCCTCCTCCGGCCTCAACGGCTTCAGCCTGGAGCAGCCCGTCTTCTTCACCCTGGGGCAGAGCTACGACATCACCTTCACGCCGGGCTACTTCACCGGTGCCGGAGACGTGAGCCGGCTGACGGTGGATGACCCCGCTGTGAAAGGTGACGAGGTGTACGTCCGCGAGCCGCCCGCCTATGGCGTGCAGGGGCCCCGGCTGCTCACGGAGCTCCGCTATGTGCCCAGCGAGCGCACCCGGGGCCGTGCCACGCTCGGGCTCCTCTACGACAGCCGGCCGGTGAGGGACCCGAGGGACTTCAACTACTACCGGCCCCTGCGGGACAACCTGCAGGCGCCGGTGGACGAGAAGCGCGGCCTGCGCGGCGAGGCCTCGTGGCAGCACTCGCAGGACCTGGGCGGCGGCTGGTACGACCGGGTGGATGCGTCCTTCGTCTCCGATGGCGCCTACACGCGGGACCTCACCGCGGACATCCTCGCGCGCGAGTTCACGTACCTGCGAAGCACCGCCACCGTCTACCAGCGCCAGGATGACCGCTACCTCGGCCTGGACGTGTCTCTGCGCCAGGACATCCGGTTCGGCTACCGCTTCTTCCAGGACAATCGCGTGCCGGCCGCGACGGACCCCCTCCAGCCGGAGCTGAAGGGCCCCTCCACCTTCCAGCGCCTGCCCGGCATCACCCTGGCCCTCCCCGAGCGTCCCCTGGGAAGGGGCATTTTCGGTGGGGTGCGCGTGGAGTACACCCGCCTGGCCCCGCTGGGAGGGGGCTTTGGTGACGAGGGCGTCGACGGCGTCTTCCGGGCCGCGAACGACTCCGTCCGCCTGGGGACTCTGACGAGGAGCGTGGACGACACCCAGTCCGATGGCATCTTCAACTCTGCGGACCGCGAGGCCCGCAACCGGCTGGACTTCACCCCCCGGCTGTCCACGTCCTGGGCCCTGGGCGACTACGCCCGCGTGACGCCCTCGCTCGGGCTGCGCCAGGACGTGTGGCTGGGGGAGGTCTCCGGCCGGACCTGGCAGCGAGGCTACCCCCTGGCCGGCCTGCTGCTGGACAGCCAGGTGGCGACCACGTGGCAGGGGCGGGGCACCGTCTACCGGCATGCCGTCGCGCCGTCGCTGGAGCTGCGCTACGTCCCTGGCGGGTGGGGGAGCGTTCCTTCGGCGGGCGCCCTCCCTGATGGGTTTTCCCAGCCCTATGACGAAATCGATGCCGCCGTTCCGCTCCAGGCCAACGGGCGCACCCGGGGCTTCCTCCACGCGGTGCTGGCCGTGGATCAGACGCTGCGGTTCAAGCGGGGAGCGGATGCCCGGGAGCCGGTGCGCCTGCGCCTGGGGCAGGGCTTCGACCTGACCCGGTATTCCCCCGCCGCGGGCAAGGTGGCCGACACCACCGGGCCGGTGCTGCGAGACACCTTCGCCCGCTTCAGCGCCGGGGCGGGGGTCCTCACCGCGGGTGGGCAGATCCGCTTCGACCCCAACACGCGCCGTATCACGCAGCTGAGCGCGGACTTCAACATCGACAACGGCAAGGGCGCGGCGCTCTATGGTCGGTTCGATGACTACCTCACGACCAGCAACCTGGGGCTCGAGCTGGGCGCCAGTCCGCGGGCCATCGGCCCTGACGCCGTGCGTCGCAGGCTTGATACCCTGGTAGGCAGCGCTTCGTTCGAACTACCCGACTTCCCTCCGGCCGAGCGGGTTCAGACCCTCATTGGGGGTACGCGTTTGACGCTCGGATTTGGGCTGGGAGTGCGGTACGAAGCGTATGTGCAGCCGCTTTACCAAGATCCAACAACCAAAGAAAACCAGCCTCTCGCTCAGCAGACTCTCGGCCTCTCGTATGGGCCGGCGTGTGACTGCTGGCGTATCGAGGGGGTGGTGGTGCTTCGCCGGGGAGCCGACTCACCGGAATTCGGTGGGATCAACCTCAGCGTGGCCGGGTTCGGGTCCTTTGGTTCCGGCGGCTAG
- a CDS encoding Ig-like domain-containing protein, producing the protein MRPGLAPWVAFASVVFVACSPPAPATLEFVDQSPAQPRLGEITTLRFRAVDSRGQPQAGTPVSFTLQSDVPGVELSPTEGVTNTGDGIVSVQLVARGGRVASVVVVATAAGDGETKTAVSPVVSFAGTNSSSRQLTFQCGSFSGDASGAHHAIGAWDDTRNLIAGVKVRCIAHVGDRNGDGIGGAQVSFLTEAGTIGPSAVSATDVVGNAEVLYKSSLPLPDDVEPGEFTWQPLVDATHTGEYIAPLWMHPFLWETSPVAAHGTPAQPYNTRPEPRRNDPIRPGKVNNPRDNLVSLVAITSGEEAYEDNNNNGQYDQGEPFVDLTEPFVDNNDNGTWDPHERFVDTNGDGKWNGKNNQFDASSLIWVQERVLWTGWPHELDREDTVRQISPLPGVPIQVAHFGSKRSVFLVADPWYNRIAQNANDDGCKGGAEGPVNVDPFASGIAFTYPSYNVEEYVITDKHNPDASPPPPAFDPPVAFTVNATCKYTAAQIDGHKVPVRAPPVSGDVR; encoded by the coding sequence ATGCGTCCGGGTCTGGCCCCATGGGTGGCCTTCGCGAGCGTGGTGTTTGTGGCGTGCTCGCCGCCGGCCCCTGCCACACTTGAGTTCGTGGACCAGTCTCCGGCCCAGCCGCGACTGGGAGAAATCACCACCCTGCGGTTCCGGGCGGTGGACTCTCGCGGTCAGCCCCAGGCGGGCACACCGGTCTCCTTCACCCTTCAATCGGACGTTCCGGGCGTGGAGCTGTCTCCCACCGAGGGCGTCACCAACACCGGTGACGGCATCGTCTCCGTGCAGCTGGTGGCCCGTGGCGGCCGCGTGGCGTCCGTGGTGGTGGTGGCCACCGCCGCGGGCGACGGCGAGACGAAGACGGCCGTCAGCCCGGTGGTGAGCTTCGCCGGCACCAACTCCAGCTCGCGGCAGCTCACCTTCCAGTGCGGCTCGTTCTCCGGTGACGCCTCCGGTGCGCACCACGCCATTGGCGCCTGGGACGACACCCGCAACCTCATCGCCGGCGTGAAGGTGCGCTGCATCGCCCACGTGGGAGATCGCAACGGCGACGGTATCGGCGGCGCCCAGGTCTCCTTCCTCACGGAGGCGGGCACCATCGGCCCGAGCGCCGTGTCCGCCACCGACGTGGTGGGCAACGCCGAGGTGCTCTACAAGTCCTCGCTGCCGCTGCCGGACGACGTGGAGCCGGGTGAGTTCACCTGGCAGCCCCTGGTCGACGCCACCCACACCGGCGAGTACATCGCGCCGCTCTGGATGCACCCGTTCCTCTGGGAGACCTCCCCCGTCGCGGCCCACGGCACGCCGGCCCAGCCCTACAACACCCGCCCCGAGCCGCGCCGCAATGACCCCATCCGTCCGGGCAAGGTCAACAACCCGCGCGACAACCTCGTCTCCCTCGTCGCCATCACCAGCGGCGAGGAGGCGTACGAGGACAACAACAACAACGGCCAGTACGACCAGGGCGAGCCCTTCGTCGACCTGACCGAGCCGTTCGTCGACAACAACGACAACGGCACGTGGGACCCGCACGAGCGCTTCGTCGACACCAACGGCGACGGCAAGTGGAACGGCAAGAACAACCAGTTCGACGCCTCCTCCCTCATCTGGGTGCAGGAGCGTGTCCTCTGGACGGGCTGGCCGCACGAGCTGGACCGGGAGGACACCGTGCGGCAGATCTCCCCGCTGCCCGGCGTGCCCATCCAGGTCGCTCACTTCGGCTCCAAGCGCAGCGTCTTCCTGGTGGCGGACCCCTGGTACAACCGCATCGCCCAGAACGCCAATGACGACGGCTGCAAGGGCGGCGCGGAGGGCCCGGTGAACGTGGACCCCTTCGCCTCGGGGATTGCCTTCACGTACCCCTCCTACAACGTCGAGGAGTACGTCATCACCGACAAGCACAACCCGGACGCCAGCCCCCCGCCGCCCGCCTTCGACCCACCGGTGGCCTTCACGGTGAACGCGACCTGCAAGTACACGGCGGCCCAGATTGACGGCCACAAGGTGCCGGTGCGCGCGCCGCCCGTCTCGGGCGACGTTCGCTGA
- a CDS encoding TetR/AcrR family transcriptional regulator, with translation MGQQSKPAAENGSRESERRRTILRAAIDVFARKGYHGCRIADVAKEAGVAYGLVYHYFKNKDELLETVFDTGWSGFVTRVRAVVEAEGTLAERVRGIVDVAFEAYRVDPKAVKVLILEIARSPAGSRINRQTAFVDAIRLSSGLFSQAKEAGELRADMDPQLASALLFGNIEMGLTAFVVGLTDSRDVAALERAKAQIADSFLYGVLTGAHGAEVPEWKSEMPSEKSGTKSRAPKRT, from the coding sequence GTGGGTCAGCAGAGCAAGCCGGCGGCGGAGAATGGTTCGCGTGAGAGCGAGCGCCGCCGCACCATCCTGCGCGCGGCCATCGACGTGTTCGCGCGCAAGGGCTACCACGGCTGCCGCATCGCGGACGTGGCCAAGGAGGCCGGCGTCGCGTACGGCCTCGTCTACCACTACTTCAAGAACAAGGACGAGCTGCTGGAGACGGTGTTCGACACCGGCTGGAGCGGCTTCGTCACGCGCGTGCGCGCGGTGGTGGAGGCGGAGGGCACGCTCGCGGAGCGGGTGCGCGGCATCGTCGACGTGGCCTTCGAGGCGTACCGCGTGGACCCCAAGGCGGTGAAGGTCCTCATCCTGGAGATTGCGCGCAGCCCGGCGGGCTCGCGCATCAACCGGCAGACGGCCTTCGTGGACGCCATCCGCCTGAGCTCGGGCCTGTTCAGCCAGGCGAAGGAGGCCGGGGAGCTGCGCGCGGACATGGACCCGCAGCTGGCCTCGGCGCTCCTCTTCGGCAACATCGAGATGGGGCTCACCGCCTTCGTCGTGGGGCTCACCGACTCGCGCGACGTCGCCGCGCTGGAGCGGGCCAAGGCGCAGATCGCCGACTCCTTCCTTTACGGCGTCCTGACGGGCGCCCACGGTGCGGAGGTGCCCGAGTGGAAGTCGGAGATGCCGTCGGAGAAGTCCGGTACGAAGTCCAGGGCCCCCAAGCGCACCTGA
- a CDS encoding AMIN domain-containing protein: MKAFAVWLLGVVFVPMVALAQAPAADVNTITGVQVNGGTVSIIGTKKPNFTTFTMTDPPRLVIDISEAVFSGVPEEVTVGNGTVTGIRTASYGSDASAIARVLIGYEREVETDIQANGNQLVVRVAGGGGQAVAQAPAQPEAAPAAQPTTAAAQPTTDGSAAQAAAAAEAERQAQEKAAAEAAASARAEREAQEKAAAEASARAKQDADAEARRQEEARAQAQRQEEEARAAAADEKKRQEEEARAAAKSAEDERRAAAQAASDEKKRQQEEARASAKSTDEERRAAAQAAADEKRAAAEAAAQERRAAAQAAADEKRAAAEAAAEERRQRQEEARAARETRVAKAEPAERPRREVSGGSDASAEVSSRRKTMTLIGFQQQTGGSRVFIRANEPVRYTVSEEGRTVVVELENTRIDLSNNTRPLDTSFFNSPVTRVDADSAGRGVRVTIQLREQAPYQARQDGNVISLDFQRTGR; the protein is encoded by the coding sequence ATGAAGGCCTTTGCCGTGTGGCTGCTCGGTGTCGTGTTCGTGCCCATGGTGGCGCTCGCGCAGGCGCCGGCGGCGGACGTGAACACCATCACCGGCGTGCAGGTGAATGGCGGCACCGTGTCCATCATCGGCACGAAGAAGCCCAACTTCACCACCTTCACCATGACGGACCCGCCGCGGCTCGTCATCGACATCTCCGAGGCCGTCTTCTCCGGCGTCCCGGAGGAAGTCACGGTGGGCAACGGCACGGTGACGGGCATCCGCACCGCCAGCTACGGCTCGGACGCCTCCGCCATCGCCCGCGTGCTCATCGGCTACGAGCGCGAGGTGGAGACGGACATCCAGGCCAACGGCAACCAGCTCGTCGTGAGGGTGGCCGGTGGCGGAGGCCAGGCCGTGGCGCAGGCGCCCGCGCAGCCCGAGGCCGCCCCGGCCGCGCAGCCGACGACGGCCGCCGCCCAGCCCACCACGGACGGCTCGGCCGCCCAGGCCGCCGCGGCCGCCGAGGCGGAGCGCCAGGCCCAGGAGAAGGCCGCCGCCGAGGCCGCCGCCTCCGCCCGCGCCGAGCGCGAGGCCCAGGAGAAGGCCGCCGCCGAGGCCTCTGCCCGCGCGAAGCAGGACGCCGACGCCGAGGCCCGCCGCCAGGAGGAGGCCCGCGCCCAGGCCCAGCGCCAGGAGGAGGAGGCCCGCGCCGCCGCCGCTGACGAGAAGAAGCGCCAGGAGGAGGAAGCCCGCGCCGCCGCGAAGAGCGCCGAGGACGAGCGCCGCGCCGCCGCCCAGGCCGCCTCCGACGAGAAGAAGCGCCAGCAGGAAGAGGCCCGCGCCTCGGCGAAGAGCACCGACGAGGAGCGCCGCGCCGCCGCCCAGGCCGCCGCTGACGAGAAGCGCGCCGCCGCCGAGGCCGCCGCCCAGGAGCGCCGCGCCGCCGCCCAGGCCGCCGCCGACGAGAAGCGCGCCGCCGCCGAGGCCGCCGCGGAGGAGCGCCGCCAGCGCCAGGAGGAGGCCCGGGCCGCCCGCGAGACGCGCGTCGCCAAGGCGGAGCCCGCCGAGCGCCCGCGCCGCGAGGTGTCCGGAGGCTCGGACGCGTCGGCGGAGGTGTCCTCGCGCCGCAAGACGATGACGCTCATCGGGTTCCAGCAGCAGACCGGCGGCTCCCGCGTCTTCATCCGCGCCAACGAGCCGGTGCGCTACACGGTGAGCGAGGAGGGCCGCACGGTGGTGGTGGAGCTGGAGAACACCCGCATCGACCTGAGCAACAACACCCGCCCGCTGGACACGTCCTTCTTCAACTCCCCGGTGACGCGTGTGGACGCGGACTCCGCCGGCCGCGGCGTGCGCGTCACCATCCAGCTCCGGGAGCAGGCCCCCTACCAGGCCCGCCAGGACGGCAACGTCATTTCATTGGACTTCCAGCGCACAGGCCGGTGA